In one window of Trueperaceae bacterium DNA:
- a CDS encoding metal ABC transporter permease, translated as MSLVEALALPFFQRAVLAGLAIAVMSGVLGVFVVQRRLSFLGDGLAHAAFGGMGIGAFVIVTTGLIGSSIALLKHPLWIALPFSVLAALAIAALRKRTRLSSDTAIGVAFAVSVALGVMFFSLIPPDVNLGLSVMDLLFGSILGVRQGDLLVILVVAVAAVLVLLATWGRLAYATFDDELARGDGVRAEALELALFLVAAVVIAVSATVVGIVLMAAYLVIPAAGARLVARTLAQMTALSVLIGVASTLVGLGLSFYLDVPSGATIVLTQAAMFVPAAVFGARR; from the coding sequence ATGAGCCTGGTGGAGGCCCTCGCGCTGCCGTTCTTCCAGCGCGCCGTACTCGCCGGGCTCGCCATCGCCGTGATGTCTGGCGTTCTCGGGGTCTTCGTCGTGCAAAGGCGCCTGTCGTTCCTCGGCGACGGCCTCGCCCACGCCGCCTTCGGCGGCATGGGCATCGGCGCGTTCGTGATCGTCACGACCGGCCTGATCGGTTCGAGCATTGCGCTCCTCAAGCACCCGTTGTGGATAGCCCTGCCGTTCAGCGTCCTGGCGGCGCTGGCGATAGCCGCCTTGCGCAAGCGCACGCGCCTCAGCTCCGACACCGCCATCGGCGTGGCCTTCGCGGTCAGCGTCGCACTCGGCGTCATGTTCTTCTCGCTCATCCCGCCCGACGTCAACCTCGGCCTCTCCGTCATGGACCTGCTGTTCGGCTCGATCCTCGGCGTGCGGCAGGGCGACCTCCTCGTGATCCTCGTCGTGGCGGTGGCGGCCGTGCTCGTGCTCCTCGCCACCTGGGGGCGGTTGGCCTACGCGACCTTCGACGACGAGCTCGCGCGCGGCGACGGGGTGCGCGCCGAGGCCCTGGAACTCGCGCTCTTCCTCGTCGCCGCCGTGGTGATCGCGGTGAGCGCCACCGTGGTCGGGATCGTGCTGATGGCCGCCTACCTCGTCATCCCGGCCGCGGGTGCGAGGCTCGTGGCCCGCACCCTGGCGCAGATGACGGCGCTCTCCGTCCTGATCGGGGTGGCGAGCACCCTCGTCGGCCTGGGGCTGTCGTTCTACCTCGACGTACCGAGCGGGGCGACCATCGTCCTCACGCAAGCCGCCATGTTCGTGCCCGCGGCGGTCTTCGGCGCGAGGCGGTAG
- a CDS encoding thiolase family protein — MNLVISSAVRTPMGAFQGAFATVPAARLGAAAVAEAVRRAGVAPDGVDAVLLGNVLQAGQGQAPARQAAIHAGLSQATPAVTLNKMCGSGLESVIQAGRAVLTGDAEVVVAGGMESMTNAPYLTLGARAGLRLGDAKLVDSLIHDGLWDAYGDKHMGSCAELCAAKYSFSRAAQDEYAERSYRRAQAAVEGGTFAAEIVPVEVAGRRGTVRVEHDEGPSQVDFEKMLKLRPAFEPTGTITAANASTLNDGAAALVVTSEGVATSRGMPVLARIHGWAGAAVAPEWFTVAPVEATRKLFAKLGWTPESVDLFEVNEAFSVVPMAVMAEFGLSAARVNVLGGAVALGHPIGASGARILVTLMNALRLSGKRRGVASICIGGGEGLALGLELA, encoded by the coding sequence ATGAACCTGGTCATCTCCAGCGCCGTGCGCACACCCATGGGCGCGTTCCAGGGCGCGTTCGCTACCGTGCCGGCGGCCCGCCTCGGCGCGGCGGCGGTGGCCGAGGCCGTGCGCCGCGCCGGCGTGGCGCCTGACGGCGTCGACGCCGTGCTCCTCGGCAACGTCCTGCAGGCCGGCCAGGGCCAGGCGCCGGCCCGCCAGGCCGCCATCCACGCAGGGCTCTCGCAGGCCACGCCGGCCGTGACGCTGAACAAGATGTGCGGGTCCGGCCTGGAGTCCGTGATCCAGGCCGGCAGGGCGGTCCTGACCGGCGACGCGGAGGTGGTGGTGGCGGGCGGCATGGAGTCCATGACGAACGCCCCGTACCTGACGCTCGGCGCGCGCGCAGGCCTGCGCCTCGGCGACGCCAAGCTCGTCGACTCGCTCATCCACGACGGCCTCTGGGACGCCTACGGTGACAAGCACATGGGCTCGTGCGCCGAGCTCTGCGCCGCCAAGTACTCCTTCTCGCGCGCCGCGCAGGACGAGTACGCCGAGCGCTCCTACCGCCGCGCGCAGGCGGCCGTCGAGGGCGGCACGTTCGCGGCCGAGATCGTGCCCGTCGAGGTGGCCGGGCGCCGGGGAACCGTCAGGGTCGAGCACGACGAGGGGCCGAGCCAGGTCGACTTCGAGAAGATGCTCAAGCTGCGGCCCGCGTTCGAGCCGACCGGCACGATCACGGCCGCCAACGCAAGCACCTTGAACGACGGGGCGGCGGCGTTGGTCGTCACGAGCGAGGGCGTCGCCACGAGCCGTGGCATGCCCGTGCTCGCCCGCATCCACGGCTGGGCAGGCGCCGCCGTGGCACCGGAGTGGTTCACCGTCGCGCCCGTCGAGGCGACGCGCAAGCTGTTCGCCAAGCTGGGCTGGACGCCCGAGAGCGTCGACCTCTTCGAGGTGAACGAGGCGTTCAGCGTGGTGCCGATGGCCGTCATGGCGGAGTTCGGCCTGAGCGCCGCCAGGGTGAACGTACTGGGCGGCGCCGTGGCCCTCGGTCACCCGATCGGGGCGTCCGGGGCCCGCATCCTCGTGACCCTCATGAACGCGTTGCGGCTGAGCGGCAAGCGCCGCGGCGTGGCGAGCATCTGCATCGGCGGCGGCGAGGGGTTGGCCCTCGGGCTCGAGCTGGCCTGA
- a CDS encoding 50S ribosomal protein L28, translated as MPRVCAVTGKRTQSTTTSIRKGSAKRKGGVGLKQVGVHKRTLKPNLQKRTVWVDGRPMRVWLSAKAIRQLDPTVFVNPNKPA; from the coding sequence ATGCCGCGCGTCTGTGCCGTAACTGGGAAGCGCACCCAGAGCACCACCACCAGCATCCGCAAGGGCTCCGCCAAGCGCAAGGGCGGCGTCGGCCTCAAGCAGGTCGGCGTGCACAAGCGCACCCTCAAGCCGAACCTGCAGAAGCGCACCGTCTGGGTGGACGGCCGCCCCATGCGCGTCTGGCTGAGCGCCAAGGCCATCCGTCAGCTCGACCCGACCGTGTTCGTCAACCCGAACAAGCCGGCCTGA
- a CDS encoding menaquinone biosynthesis decarboxylase → MSLTDLRAYVALLEERGQLVRVRRPVSTYLEMAEIADRLVKGGGPAVLFERPVDRDGRSMSVPVVMNLFGTRERMAMALGVATLDDVGERIRALMDVKLGGGLLGLMSNLPKLREVATLPPKRVRTAPAQQVVARGAEVDLTKLPVLTTWPKDGGPFVTLPLVITRDPEKGDVNVGMYRMQVLDQRSTAMHWQRHKTGARHLESARRRGEPLAVAVAIGGDPALIYAATAPLPPVPGVNEYSLTGFLRGKALEVVKGVSVDLDVPAHAEIVLEGYVDPFEEPVVEGPFGDHTGFYTLPDLYPRFHVTALTTRVDPLYPATVVGRPPMEDAYLIEASERIFLEPARLILPEIADYHMPPAGIAHNLVNVLIRKSYPGQAYKVANGLLGLGQMMFAKVILVADAQDADPRDHLGFWRHVIARAVPGRDSQFAKGPIDVLDHSSRAFSYGSKLILDGTSKAPEERGAQGGEGAAFEPNPERAAAELPAHAEILDQHQVAGGFWFITTRKERPGQGRHLGEWAARQAAVGGVRVIAVLDELCDPRDFEDCVWTLLNNIDPERDVQVIKSADGAPVFTMDGTPKLSAEGFARDWPEKLVMPEEVKRRVDALWPELVEGGA, encoded by the coding sequence ATGAGCCTCACCGACCTACGCGCCTACGTCGCCCTGCTGGAGGAGCGCGGCCAGCTGGTCCGCGTCAGGCGGCCAGTGTCGACGTACCTCGAGATGGCCGAGATCGCCGACCGCCTGGTGAAGGGCGGCGGCCCGGCTGTCCTGTTCGAGCGGCCCGTCGACCGCGACGGCAGGAGCATGAGCGTTCCCGTCGTGATGAACCTGTTCGGCACCAGGGAGCGCATGGCCATGGCGCTCGGCGTGGCGACGCTCGACGACGTCGGCGAGCGCATCCGGGCGCTCATGGACGTCAAGCTCGGTGGCGGCCTCCTTGGCCTCATGTCGAACCTCCCCAAGCTCCGCGAGGTGGCCACGCTGCCGCCGAAGCGGGTGCGCACCGCCCCCGCGCAGCAGGTCGTGGCGCGCGGCGCGGAGGTCGACCTGACCAAGCTGCCCGTGCTGACGACGTGGCCGAAGGACGGCGGGCCGTTCGTGACGCTGCCGCTCGTGATCACCCGCGACCCCGAGAAGGGCGACGTCAACGTCGGCATGTACCGCATGCAGGTCCTGGACCAGCGGAGCACGGCCATGCACTGGCAGCGGCACAAGACGGGCGCCCGCCACCTGGAGTCGGCCCGGCGCCGCGGCGAACCGCTCGCGGTGGCCGTGGCCATCGGCGGCGATCCGGCCCTCATCTACGCGGCCACGGCGCCGCTGCCGCCCGTGCCGGGCGTTAACGAGTACTCGCTGACGGGCTTCCTGCGTGGCAAGGCGTTGGAGGTCGTGAAGGGTGTCAGCGTCGACCTGGACGTGCCTGCGCACGCCGAGATCGTCCTCGAGGGGTACGTCGACCCCTTCGAGGAGCCCGTCGTGGAGGGGCCGTTCGGCGACCACACGGGCTTCTACACGCTGCCCGACCTCTACCCGCGCTTCCACGTCACGGCGCTCACCACGCGCGTCGACCCCCTCTACCCCGCCACCGTCGTCGGACGCCCGCCCATGGAGGACGCCTACCTCATCGAGGCGAGCGAGCGCATCTTCCTGGAGCCGGCGCGCCTCATCCTCCCCGAGATCGCCGACTACCACATGCCGCCGGCCGGCATCGCCCACAACCTCGTGAACGTCCTGATCCGGAAGAGCTACCCGGGCCAGGCCTACAAGGTCGCGAACGGCCTCCTCGGTCTCGGGCAGATGATGTTCGCCAAGGTCATCCTCGTGGCCGACGCGCAGGACGCCGACCCGCGCGACCACCTCGGGTTCTGGCGCCACGTCATCGCCAGGGCGGTGCCGGGGCGCGACAGCCAGTTCGCCAAGGGGCCCATCGACGTCCTCGATCACTCGAGCAGGGCGTTCAGCTACGGCTCGAAGCTCATCCTGGACGGCACGAGCAAGGCGCCGGAGGAGCGTGGCGCCCAGGGCGGCGAGGGCGCGGCGTTCGAGCCGAACCCCGAGCGCGCCGCCGCCGAGCTGCCCGCTCACGCCGAGATCCTCGATCAGCACCAGGTGGCCGGCGGCTTCTGGTTCATCACGACGCGCAAGGAGCGCCCCGGCCAGGGCAGGCACCTGGGCGAGTGGGCCGCGCGGCAGGCCGCGGTGGGAGGCGTGCGTGTCATCGCCGTGCTCGACGAGCTGTGCGACCCCCGCGACTTCGAGGACTGCGTGTGGACGCTCCTCAACAACATCGACCCGGAGCGCGACGTGCAGGTGATCAAGAGCGCCGACGGCGCCCCGGTGTTCACCATGGACGGCACCCCCAAGCTGAGCGCGGAAGGGTTCGCGCGCGACTGGCCGGAGAAGCTCGTCATGCCTGAAGAGGTCAAGCGGCGGGTCGACGCGTTGTGGCCGGAGCTCGTCGAGGGGGGCGCTTAG
- the hflX gene encoding GTPase HflX produces the protein MPPEAAVTGELARAMAELTVELKRGVCLLIDRRGRVLTVAVGDAADTPLPPVRGEAETRLYGLRLVHTHLKPGGLSGPDLTTLFINRLDAVVAIDVGEARDPRAGFAVGPAHLAFVAPATSDQEDWLIEAPLSMRALEEIDFLERVRALEEELARSDAAREVTRSSAERAVLIGLATHKEGAGETESRMSELAELVRSAGGEIAATSVQHRDRSDARTLVGEGKLQEAVSLAFHEDADLLVFDRELSPAQAREIEAFTKLKVLDRTQVILDIFAQNARGRDAQVQVELAQLNYQLPRLAGRGQAMSRLGGGIGTRGPGETKLEVDRRKIRDRITSLEETVDALSKRRSETRKQRRRGNVMTVALVGYTNAGKSTLFNVLAKSDVLARDALFATLRPTSREGWLPELGGVGGKVVFTDTVGFIRDLPDELVNAFRATLEELHDADLLLHVVDGATPGAPDRVDAVRRVLADLELDVPSLVVLNKLDAAEREVIAELGRRYDAVAVSAATGEGLAGLRRALAERLGAPAEPPRGVAEPPGLTPLGGTPHGS, from the coding sequence GTGCCGCCCGAGGCGGCCGTCACCGGGGAGCTGGCGCGCGCCATGGCAGAGCTCACGGTCGAGTTGAAGAGGGGGGTGTGCCTGCTCATAGACCGGCGCGGACGGGTGCTCACCGTCGCCGTCGGCGACGCCGCCGACACGCCGCTGCCGCCGGTGAGGGGCGAGGCCGAGACCCGGCTGTACGGCCTGCGCCTCGTGCACACGCACCTGAAGCCCGGGGGGCTCTCCGGCCCCGACCTCACGACGCTCTTCATCAACCGGCTTGACGCCGTGGTGGCCATCGACGTGGGCGAGGCGCGCGACCCGCGCGCCGGCTTCGCGGTCGGGCCGGCGCACCTGGCGTTCGTCGCGCCCGCGACGAGCGACCAGGAGGACTGGCTAATCGAGGCGCCGCTCAGCATGCGGGCCCTGGAAGAGATCGACTTCCTGGAGCGCGTGCGGGCCCTCGAGGAGGAGCTGGCCCGCTCCGACGCGGCGCGCGAGGTGACCAGGAGCAGCGCCGAGCGGGCCGTGCTCATCGGCCTCGCCACCCACAAGGAAGGGGCAGGCGAGACCGAGTCGCGCATGAGTGAGCTCGCCGAGCTGGTGAGGAGCGCCGGCGGCGAGATCGCCGCCACGAGCGTCCAGCACCGCGACCGTTCGGACGCGCGCACGCTGGTCGGCGAGGGCAAGCTGCAGGAGGCCGTCTCGCTCGCGTTCCACGAGGACGCCGACCTGCTCGTCTTCGACCGTGAGCTCTCCCCCGCCCAGGCGCGGGAGATCGAGGCCTTCACGAAGCTCAAGGTGCTCGACCGCACGCAGGTGATCCTAGACATCTTCGCCCAGAACGCCAGGGGGCGCGACGCGCAGGTGCAGGTCGAGCTCGCGCAGCTCAACTACCAGTTGCCGCGCCTCGCGGGTCGCGGTCAGGCCATGAGCCGGTTGGGTGGCGGCATCGGCACGCGCGGGCCCGGCGAGACCAAGCTCGAGGTGGACCGCCGCAAGATCCGCGACCGCATCACGAGCCTCGAGGAGACGGTCGACGCGCTCAGTAAACGCCGCAGCGAGACGCGCAAGCAGCGCAGGCGCGGCAACGTCATGACCGTCGCGCTCGTGGGCTACACGAACGCCGGCAAGTCGACGCTCTTCAACGTCCTCGCGAAATCGGACGTGCTGGCGCGCGACGCGCTCTTCGCCACGCTGAGGCCCACGAGCCGCGAGGGGTGGCTGCCGGAGCTTGGCGGGGTCGGCGGCAAGGTCGTGTTCACCGACACGGTCGGGTTCATCCGCGACCTCCCTGACGAGCTCGTCAACGCCTTCAGGGCCACGCTCGAGGAGCTGCACGACGCCGACCTCCTGCTTCACGTCGTGGACGGCGCGACCCCCGGGGCGCCCGACCGGGTCGACGCCGTGCGGCGGGTGCTGGCGGACCTCGAGCTCGACGTGCCCAGCCTCGTCGTTCTCAACAAGCTCGACGCCGCCGAGCGCGAGGTCATCGCGGAGCTCGGCCGCAGGTACGACGCCGTGGCCGTGTCGGCCGCTACTGGTGAGGGGCTCGCCGGCCTGCGCAGGGCGTTGGCCGAACGCCTTGGCGCTCCCGCCGAGCCGCCGCGGGGCGTCGCCGAGCCCCCGGGTCTCACGCCACTCGGCGGTACTCCGCACGGCAGCTAG
- a CDS encoding metal ABC transporter ATP-binding protein — MTVRFGDFEVLKGVSFDLPAGASLAVVGPNGAGKSTLVKVILGLVAPLEGTVAVFGEQPGANPGRVGYVPQLKTFDRTFPATALELVATGLRREWPGRVHAGEREQALAALRRVGAEQLATRPLARLSGGELQRAYLARAFVRRPELVLLDEPATGVDYLAERDIYDLLEEYQADSGAGVVMVTHDLTAARYHADRVLVLNRTARGFGLPEDVLCDECLEDAFGHKHHGHGPRV; from the coding sequence GTGACCGTGCGCTTCGGGGACTTCGAGGTCCTCAAGGGCGTGTCGTTCGACCTGCCGGCCGGCGCCTCGTTGGCCGTAGTCGGTCCGAACGGGGCCGGTAAGTCGACGTTGGTCAAGGTCATCCTGGGCCTCGTCGCGCCGCTCGAGGGCACGGTCGCCGTGTTCGGCGAGCAGCCGGGGGCCAACCCGGGGCGCGTCGGGTACGTGCCCCAGCTGAAGACGTTCGACCGCACCTTCCCGGCCACGGCTCTGGAGCTGGTGGCGACTGGGTTGCGCCGGGAGTGGCCCGGCCGTGTGCACGCCGGCGAGCGCGAGCAGGCGCTCGCGGCCCTGCGCCGCGTGGGAGCCGAGCAGCTCGCCACTAGGCCGCTCGCGCGCCTCTCCGGCGGCGAGCTGCAGCGCGCCTACCTGGCCCGCGCCTTCGTGCGGCGCCCCGAGCTCGTGCTCCTCGACGAGCCCGCCACGGGCGTCGACTACCTGGCCGAGCGCGACATCTACGACCTCCTCGAGGAGTACCAGGCCGACAGCGGGGCCGGCGTCGTGATGGTGACCCACGACCTCACGGCCGCCCGCTACCACGCCGACCGAGTGCTGGTCCTGAACCGCACGGCGCGCGGCTTCGGCCTGCCCGAGGACGTCCTATGCGACGAGTGCCTGGAGGACGCGTTCGGCCACAAGCACCACGGGCACGGGCCGAGGGTGTGA